One region of Populus trichocarpa isolate Nisqually-1 chromosome 4, P.trichocarpa_v4.1, whole genome shotgun sequence genomic DNA includes:
- the LOC7477850 gene encoding auxin-responsive protein SAUR23 yields MARHFHAILAKQILCRSVWITNKSASRSSDVPKGFLAVYVGEMDKKRFVVPVSYLNEPSFQDLLSKAEEEFGFNHPMGGLTIPCREDTFIDILSSLSRS; encoded by the coding sequence ATGGCCAGACATTTTCATGCTATTCTTGCCAAACAAATTCTATGCCGATCTGTGTGGATTACAAATAAATCAGCTTCAAGATCTTCAGATGTACCAAAAGGTTTCTTAGCTGTATACGTTGGCGAAATGGATAAGAAACGATTTGTAGTTCCAGTATCCTATCTGAATGAGCCTTCATTTCAAGATTTGCTAAGTAAAGCTGAAGAGGAGTTCGGTTTTAATCATCCAATGGGTGGTTTGACAATTCCCTGCAGAGAAGATACTTTCATTGACATTCTTTCTAGCTTGAGTAGATCATAA
- the LOC18097894 gene encoding auxin-responsive protein SAUR24, whose protein sequence is MMAIRLPRILQAKQHLLRGSSPARDVRKGYIAVYVGEEEKKRFVIPVSHLNQPSFQELLSKAEEEYGFDHQMGGLTIPCREDIFIDLTSRLNAS, encoded by the coding sequence ATGATGGCTATTCGCTTGCCTCGTATTCTTCAAGCTAAGCAACATCTTCTTCGAGGATCATCTCCAGCTAGGGATGTTCGAAAAGGCTATATTGCAGTATAtgttggagaagaagagaagaaaagatttGTGATTCCAGTATCACACTTGAACCAGCCTTCATTTCAAGAGCTGCTAAGTAAAGCTGAAGAGGAATATGGATTTGATCATCAAATGGGTGGTCTCACAATTCCTTGTCGGGAAGACATCTTCATCGATCTCACTTCTCGCTTAAATGCGTCATAA
- the LOC7453616 gene encoding auxin-induced protein 15A: MGFRLSAIVRAKQMLQLSPSASSVPKGCLAVYVGETQKKRFVIPVSYLNQAIFQDLLSQAEEKFGYDHPMGGLTIPCREEIFMDVISCLS, encoded by the coding sequence ATGGGTTTCCGTTTGTCTGCTATTGTACGTGCTAAGCAAATGCTCCAGCTATCACCATCAGCTTCAAGTGTGCCAAAGGGCTGCCTGGCAGTTTATGTTGGAGAAACACAAAAGAAGAGATTTGTAATTCCAGTATCATACTTGAACCAAGCTATATTTCAAGACTTGCTAAGTCAAGCTGAAGAAAAATTCGGCTATGATCATCCAATGGGCGGTCTCACTATTCCATGCAGAGAAGAGATTTTCATGGATGTCATTTCTTGCTTAAGTTAA